One window of the Phalacrocorax aristotelis chromosome 19, bGulAri2.1, whole genome shotgun sequence genome contains the following:
- the PPCS gene encoding phosphopantothenate--cysteine ligase has translation MAAAAAAGGADEAAAAAEARVRAWAAGQAARGRRVALVTSGGTQVPLEARAVRFLENFSSGRRGAASAERLVGLGYGVCFLHRARSAFPWARALPPPGPALLDALRLTPGPPPGVAADPAALPALLPALRDYRRATEAGALLAIEFTGLAEYLALLRAAARALAPFGSSVMFYLAAAVSDFYIPASEMPEHKIQSSEGPLQITMKMVPKMLSPLVKEWAPEAFVISFKLETDPLILIDKSRQALEKYRHQVVVANILESRRTSVIIVTKDSQTPLSLSDEEIAQGMEIEEKIVSYLQGQHTAFIEEKV, from the exons atggcggcggcggcggcggcgggcggcgcggacgaggcggcggcggcggcggaggcgcGTGTGCGGGCCTGGGCGGCGGGGCAGGcggcgcgcgggcggcgcgtGGCGCTGGTGACGTCGGGCGGGACGCAGGTGCCGCTGGAGGCGCGCGCCGTCCGGTTCCTGGAGAACTTCAGCAGCGGGAGGCGCGGCGCCGCCTCGGCCGAGcggctggtggggctgggctACGGCGTCTGCTTCCTGCACCGGGCCCGCTCCGCCTTCCCCTGGGCCAGGGCCCTCCCGCCACCCGGGCCCGCCCTGCTCGACGCCCTCCGCCTCACCCCCGGGCCGCCGCCCGGCGTGGCCGCCGACCCCGCCGCTCTCCCCGCCTTGCTGCCCGCCCTCCGCGACTACCGCCGCGCTACCGAGGCCGGGGCGCTGCTGGCCATCGAGTTCACCGGGCTCGCTGAGTACCTGGCGCTGCTGCGAGCCGCTGCCCGCGCCCTGGCGCCCTTCG GCTCCAGCGTCATGTTCTACCTGGCAGCCGCCGTGTCGGATTTCTACATCCCTGCCTCGGAGATGCCCGAGCACAAGATCCAGTCCTCGGAGGGGCCGCTGCAG ATCACAATGAAGATGGTGCCAAAAATGCTGTCTCCTCTTGTCAAAGAGTGGGCCCCAGAGGCATTTgttatttcctttaaactggagACGGATCCCTTGATCTTAATTGATAAATCACGGCAGGCTCTGGAGAAGTATCGTCACCAGGTGGTGGTAGCAAATATCCTGGAGTCCCGGAGAACCTCTGTTATTATAGTAACCAAAGACTCACAGACTCCGTTATCCCTTTCCGACGAGGAAATAGCACAAGGCATGGAAATAGAGGAAAAGATAGTGAGCTACCTTCAGGGCCAGCATACAGCGTTTATAGAGGAGAAAGTCTGA
- the ZMYND12 gene encoding zinc finger MYND domain-containing protein 12 isoform X1, translated as MAWNKQLVKQQKSAIDLAYSTAREFVLDGKHKEAVPAALRALRLSAEAYGSNSVQLVPVYLLLAEASTGVGHLPEASKYLSQAEWIVLSTPGCSVAVQYKLQRSLGLFCAAKGNFEQALYHLANDVYLASSAFGLKSVETSGGYFHMANVFFRQNKMDVANSLYAEVTDIWHAFLVKSVQAQEQILKSRPEMSPLTEDKEGSEDHLTETWQAEAIRVLNAVLDIRERAPKQQPGETARVLHALAMLYYLIVDLSKAREAGMKAFGLMKQLPQRESLEAVGHLLELINSKPSYAK; from the exons atggcGTGGAACAAACAGCTGGTGAAGCAGCAG AAATCTGCCATCGATCTCGCGTACAGCACAGCCCGGGAGTTTGTTTTGGATGGAAAGCATAAAGAAGCGGTGCCCGCAGCTTTGCGTGCGCTGCGTCTCAGCGCTGAAGCGTACGGCTCAAATTCTGTGCAATTGGTGCCCGTTTATCTCCTCTTGGCTGAGGCCTCCACTG GTGTTGGCCATCTTCCAGAGGCGTCCAAGTATCTCTCCCAAGCCGAGTGGATTGTCCTCAGTACTCCAGGCTGCAGTGTTGCCGTTCAGTATAAGTTACAGCGTAGTCTGGGACTTTTCTGTGCTGCCAAAGGAAACTTTGAACAGGCTTTATATCACCTGGCGAACGAT GTTTACCTTGCTAGTTCTGCGTTTGGACTAAAATCTGTTGAGACCTCTGGAGGGTATTTCCACATGGCTAATGTTTTCTTTCGCCAGAACAAAATGGACGTAGCAAACTCACTCTATGCTGAG GTAACCGACATCTGGCACGCCTTTCTGGTGAAGTCAGTTCAAGCGCAGGAGCAAATTCTCAAGTCACGGCCGGAAATGTCTCCATTGACCGAGGACAAGGAAGGCAGCGAAGACCATCTGA CTGAAACCTGGCAAGCAGAAGCCATCCGAGTCCTGAATGCAGTATTAGATATCAGAGAGCGGGCACCAAAGCAACAACCTGGGGAAACTGCCAGAGTTCTGCATGCTCTCGCCATGCTTTATTACCTGATCGTGGATCTATCAAAG GCGCGTGAGGCGGGGATGAAAGCCTTTGGCCTGATGAAACAACTGCCCCAACGAGAGTCTCTAGAAGCCGTTGGCCATTTGTTGGAGTTGATCAACTCCAAGCCTTCCTACGCAAAATAA
- the ZMYND12 gene encoding zinc finger MYND domain-containing protein 12 isoform X2, producing the protein MDTQECKYLQKSAIDLAYSTAREFVLDGKHKEAVPAALRALRLSAEAYGSNSVQLVPVYLLLAEASTGVGHLPEASKYLSQAEWIVLSTPGCSVAVQYKLQRSLGLFCAAKGNFEQALYHLANDVYLASSAFGLKSVETSGGYFHMANVFFRQNKMDVANSLYAEVTDIWHAFLVKSVQAQEQILKSRPEMSPLTEDKEGSEDHLTETWQAEAIRVLNAVLDIRERAPKQQPGETARVLHALAMLYYLIVDLSKAREAGMKAFGLMKQLPQRESLEAVGHLLELINSKPSYAK; encoded by the exons ATGGATACACAGGAGTGCAAGTACCTTCAG AAATCTGCCATCGATCTCGCGTACAGCACAGCCCGGGAGTTTGTTTTGGATGGAAAGCATAAAGAAGCGGTGCCCGCAGCTTTGCGTGCGCTGCGTCTCAGCGCTGAAGCGTACGGCTCAAATTCTGTGCAATTGGTGCCCGTTTATCTCCTCTTGGCTGAGGCCTCCACTG GTGTTGGCCATCTTCCAGAGGCGTCCAAGTATCTCTCCCAAGCCGAGTGGATTGTCCTCAGTACTCCAGGCTGCAGTGTTGCCGTTCAGTATAAGTTACAGCGTAGTCTGGGACTTTTCTGTGCTGCCAAAGGAAACTTTGAACAGGCTTTATATCACCTGGCGAACGAT GTTTACCTTGCTAGTTCTGCGTTTGGACTAAAATCTGTTGAGACCTCTGGAGGGTATTTCCACATGGCTAATGTTTTCTTTCGCCAGAACAAAATGGACGTAGCAAACTCACTCTATGCTGAG GTAACCGACATCTGGCACGCCTTTCTGGTGAAGTCAGTTCAAGCGCAGGAGCAAATTCTCAAGTCACGGCCGGAAATGTCTCCATTGACCGAGGACAAGGAAGGCAGCGAAGACCATCTGA CTGAAACCTGGCAAGCAGAAGCCATCCGAGTCCTGAATGCAGTATTAGATATCAGAGAGCGGGCACCAAAGCAACAACCTGGGGAAACTGCCAGAGTTCTGCATGCTCTCGCCATGCTTTATTACCTGATCGTGGATCTATCAAAG GCGCGTGAGGCGGGGATGAAAGCCTTTGGCCTGATGAAACAACTGCCCCAACGAGAGTCTCTAGAAGCCGTTGGCCATTTGTTGGAGTTGATCAACTCCAAGCCTTCCTACGCAAAATAA